The following proteins come from a genomic window of Mucinivorans hirudinis:
- a CDS encoding MdsC protein has product MEQNLNQIAGKFAIEGEVVRVKPLGEGFINDTFIIETEGNNPNYILQRKNKKIFTNIPAMMDNILRVTTHLKNKILCAEGDPMREAMTITPTKNGQLYYKDEECEYWAVCLFIDDTIAYQAAKTPELAYQGGKGIGKFQAMLADFTEPLADILPGFHNMRYRLKQWDEVLAKDPVGRKAQCEEQIDWIESRRDEMLAFWEKVENGIIPMRVTHNDTKINNILFDKQGNVLCVIDLDTVLSSTCLNDYGDAMRSYTNTGAEDDPNLDNVSMSLDIFKGYTEGYLSETKVFLNEAEIENLAFSAKYITFEQVLRFLMDYIDGDNYYKIKSPDHNLVRTKAQYKLLQSMEEQYDKMKEIVKEALKGSSEN; this is encoded by the coding sequence ATGGAACAAAATTTGAATCAAATAGCAGGCAAATTCGCCATCGAGGGTGAAGTTGTACGCGTAAAACCCCTTGGCGAAGGTTTTATTAATGACACTTTCATTATCGAAACCGAGGGCAATAATCCTAATTATATTCTCCAGCGTAAGAACAAAAAAATCTTTACCAATATACCTGCAATGATGGATAACATCTTGCGTGTAACCACCCATCTCAAAAATAAAATACTTTGTGCCGAGGGTGACCCAATGCGCGAGGCAATGACAATTACCCCTACCAAGAACGGACAGCTGTACTACAAGGATGAGGAGTGTGAATATTGGGCGGTGTGCCTTTTTATTGATGATACTATTGCATATCAGGCTGCAAAAACTCCCGAGTTGGCTTATCAGGGGGGTAAGGGCATTGGTAAATTTCAAGCTATGCTTGCCGACTTCACCGAGCCGTTGGCAGATATTTTGCCGGGTTTCCACAATATGCGCTACCGTTTGAAACAGTGGGACGAAGTTCTGGCAAAGGACCCGGTAGGGCGCAAAGCTCAGTGTGAGGAGCAGATTGATTGGATTGAAAGTCGCCGCGATGAGATGTTGGCTTTCTGGGAAAAGGTCGAAAACGGTATTATTCCGATGCGCGTTACGCACAACGACACCAAAATCAACAATATACTCTTCGATAAGCAAGGTAATGTGCTATGTGTTATTGATTTGGATACTGTCCTTAGCAGCACCTGTCTGAATGACTACGGAGATGCAATGCGTTCATACACAAATACCGGAGCGGAAGATGACCCGAATTTGGATAATGTTTCGATGAGCCTCGACATTTTCAAGGGTTACACGGAGGGGTATCTCTCCGAGACAAAGGTCTTTTTGAATGAGGCTGAAATAGAGAATCTTGCCTTCTCGGCTAAGTATATCACCTTCGAGCAGGTGTTGCGCTTTTTGATGGACTACATTGATGGAGATAACTACTACAAAATCAAATCCCCAGACCACAACTTGGTACGTACCAAAGCTCAGTACAAGTTGCTGCAAAGTATGGAAGAGCAGTATGACAAAATGAAGGAAATTGTGAAGGAAGCACTTAAGGGGTCTTCTGAAAATTAG